In one window of Apis mellifera strain DH4 linkage group LG12, Amel_HAv3.1, whole genome shotgun sequence DNA:
- the Per gene encoding period circadian protein isoform X1, which produces MMEEISTENAKVSDSGYSNTCSNSQSQRSSGSSISRNSNRSESSGYCGRRPSTFGSSNEALPQPISKRKDKEHKKKKSKTILAVNAEADITLKNAGTPPEAVSYNVAVPTKSILEKKPEDVTTVELVDATDPGEHNGDTVTDVEAGLASRTNPLDDSISQANEGFCAVISMHDGLVLYTTPSICTALGYLKDAWIGRSFIDYVHPKDKATLADQIKNGIVSPQEERPKGINGRRASLFCGLRKYTRSFAHQSINKEARSNLYLPFHLTLSFRDFRDRTTEQQHKAMFLVVTAQPVHSAYKAPEETIISSVFTTRHNATCYLSHVDPDVVQYFGYLPQDMVGRSLFDFYHPEDLPFIKDIYETVIKLEGASFRSKPYRFGIQNGDYVVLETEWSSFINPWTKKLEFVVGQHRILKGPANPDIFRVSCATEHSQLTNISEEVLKEAKIIQEEIRTLLDESIQRKSDITELDVSKRCKDLASFMENLLQETRTPGFGKDVLATDERSFSGSRNPLLQEHDSVMLGEISPHHEYYDSKSSTETPPSYNQLNYNENIERFFKSKPPVATMYGSDEEIINSSNDEGGKTSPNSAVRKCMSPINGSGASGSGSAENLSSGSNNQTSSASRENTSNTTSMESFKPPTLTESLLNRHNEDMEKLMMLKHREFRSSIKASDKLKDSRIKTTEKLSTDPNTHFQVNQSHGIKRSGSHSWEGDSFKVSKHEEVSRTSTAGQFPTNVATTVTSMSIDQSTVIQTGANVNLWQPLSVSIPPPPSAQNVPQNTNSQAIPRIPILPMIPVYCVPVPQVNDSTILSPVREKLSSSQPMQPPQQNPYMFLPVSYMSTTMAGVIYPPVIGTPSTGMMYKPFLIPEQTSISHENNQPTMNKCSDRKRPASQATSVKAEPGSIMAMSESSKKVLSPGELLSSCVSNDGGCSSLVDVSTPVNKKVYKQNDYIVDESSSSSFYSSFLYKSSESSCNPDQKPTEYLLEDSMKQQYGKRRKEPPWLEGVHVTPELIYEYQIHPKTLNEVLQADMNALKNFNQPLLVNDQLGQLYLDLEVEGFETKLVLEDGITSSGSDSGSSNGSWTAGTVSQQKQKRRMVKYGKLVMIHEENAPLPPALPSQVVSCQQL; this is translated from the exons ATGATGGAAGAGATATCCACTGAAAATGCTAAGGTGTCGGATTCCGGATATTCTAATACTTGTAGTAACAGTCAATCGCAACGGAG tAGTGGCAGCTCGATTTCGAGAAACAGCAACCGCTCTGAAAGTAGTGGTTATTGCGGTAGGCGTCCTTCAACATTTGGATCCAG CAATGAAGCCCTACCACAGCCAATCAGCAAAAGAAAGGATAAAGAacataagaagaagaagtcgaAGACGATTTTGGCTGTTAACGCCGAGGCAGATATTACCCTGAAAAATGCCGGCACACCGCCAGAAGCCGTGTCTTATAACGTCGCCGTCCCAACGAAATCTATACTTGAAAAGAAACCAG AAGATGTAACCACTGTAGAATTGGTGGATGCAACGGATCCCGGCGAGCACAACGGCGATACAGTGACAGATGTGGAAGCAGGGCTTGCTTCTCGTACGAATCCCCTGGATGATTCCATCTCTCAAGCCAAT GAGGGGTTTTGCGCGGTGATTTCAATGCACGACGGCCTCGTATTGTATACGACTCCCTCGATATGCACAGCTCTAGGATATCTCAAGGATGCATGGATTGGCCGTTCTTTCATCGATTACGTCCATCCCAAGGATAAGGCCACACTGGCTGATCAGATTAAAAACGGAATAGTCTCGCCTCAAGAAGAAAGACCGAAAG GTATTAATGGGAGAAGAGCAAGTCTGTTTTGCGGATTACGGAAGTACACAAGATCTTTCGCTCATCAATCGATCAACAAAGAGGCAAGATCGAATTTGTATCTCCCGTTCCACTTGACATTGTCGTTCAGAGATTTTCGAGATCGTACGACTGAACAGCAACACAAAGCAATGTTCCTGGTGGTTACTGCTCAACCTGTTCACTCTGCATATAAAG CGCCAGAAGAAACAATAATATCTTCGGTATTCACCACCCGCCACAACGCAACGTGCTATTTATCCCATGTTGATCCCGACGTAGTCCAATACTTTGGCTATCTACCTCAGGATATGGTTGGCCGTTCGCTGTTTGACTTCTATCATCCCGAGGATCTGCCTTTCATCAAAGACATCTATGAGACT GTTATCAAGCTCGAAGGTGCCTCGTTCAGATCGAAACCCTACAGGTTCGGGATACAGAACGGAGACTACGTCGTCCTCGAAACAGAATGGTCGTCCTTTATCAATCCATGGACGAAAAAACTAGAATTTGTCGTAGGTCAACACAGGATATTGAAAGGGCCAGCGAATCCTGACATCTTTCGCGTATCGTGTGCAACTGAGCACAGCCAATTAACCAACATTAGCGAGGAAGTGTTGAAGGAGGCCAAGATTATTCAAGAAGAGATACGTACACTTCTCGACGAG AGCATCCAAAGAAAGTCAGATATTACCGAGCTCGACGTGTCAAAGAGATGCAAGGACCTCGCGTCCTTCATGGAAAATCTGCTCCAGGAGACGAGAACACCCGGTTTTGGCAAAGATGTGCTTGCTACCGACGAAAGGAGTTTTTCG GGATCACGCAATCCCTTGTTACAGGAGCACGACAGCGTGATGCTTGGTGAGATTTCCCCCCATCATGAGTACTACGACAGCAAATCATCAACCGAGACACCGCCAAGTTACAATCAGCTCAATTACaacgaaaatattgaaagattcTTTAAGAGCAAACCACCGGTTGCCACTATGTACGGCAGCGATGAAGAGATTATTAATTCCAGCAATGACGAGGGTGGAAAAACAAGTCCGAATTCAGCGG tCAGGAAATGCATGTCACCGATAAACGGAAGCGGCGCAAGCGGCAGCGGTAGTGCAGAAAATCTTAGCAGTGGTTCGAATAATCAAACAAGTTCGGCAAGTAGAGAGAACACTTCAAATACGACTAGCATGGAAAGTTTCAAACCTCCAACGTTGACGGAGTCGTTGCTCAACCGTCACAACGAGGATATGGAAAAGTTAATGATGCTGAAGCATCGAGAATTTCGTTCTAGTATTAAGGCAAGTGATAAACTAAAAGATTCTCGAATAAAGACAACTGAGAAACTGTCGACGGACCCAAATACTCATTTTCAAGTCAACCAAAGTCATGGCATTAAAAGGAGTGGGAGTCATAGTTGGGAAGGAGACAGTTTTAAA gTTTCAAAACATGAAGAAGTGTCAAGGACAAGTACCGCAGGCCAATTCCCTACTAATGTTGCAACAACGGTTACAAGCATGAGCATCGATCAATCTACTGTAATTCAAACAGGTGCTAATGTCAATTTATGGCAGCCTTTATCAGTTTCTATTCCACCTCCTCCATCTGCTCAAAATGTACCACAAAA cACAAATTCACAAGCAATACCTAGAATACCAATACTGCCAATGATACCAGTATATTGTGTCCCCGTTCCACAAGTAAACGATTCTACAATTTTATCTCCTGTACGGGAAAAACTTAGCTCATCTCAACCAATGCAACCCCCTCAACAAAATCCTTAta tgTTCTTACCAGTTTCATATATGTCGACAACAATGGCTGGTGTCATTTATCCTCCAGTAATAGGTACTCCATCAACGGGCATGATGTACAAACCATTTTTAATTCCTGAACAAACATCAATTTCGCATGAAAATAATCAACCTACAATGAATAAATGCTCTGATCGAAAACGACCAGCTAGTCAAGCAACAAGTGTAAAGGCGGAGCCGGGTAGCATTATGGCTATGTCTGAATCttcaaaaaaa GTATTATCACCGGGTGAATTGTTATCTTCTTGTGTAAGTAATGATGGAGGTTGCTCGAGCTTAGTGGACGTATCAACTCCAGTGAATAAAAAAGTCTATAAACAGAATGATTATATTGTGGACGAATCGAGCTCGTCGAGCTTTTATAGCAGTTTTCTATACAAAAGCAGTGAAAGCAGTTGTAATCCAGACCAAAAACCAACAGAATATTTACTGgag gaTAGTATGAAACAACAATACGGTAAACGAAGGAAAGAGCCACCATGGCTTGAAGGCGTTCATGTAACTCCAGAATTAATATACGAATATCAAATACATCCTAAAACTCTGAACGAAGTACTTCAAGCTGATATGAATgccttaaaaaattttaatcaaccaTTATTGGTAAATGATCAATTGGGTCAACTTTACTTAGATTTAGAAGTCGAAGGTTTCGAAACAAAACTTGTTCTTGAAGATGGAATCACTTCTAGTGGCAGTGATAGTGGTAGCAGCAATGGAAGTTGGACGGCTGGCACAGTATCAcag caaaaacaaaaaaggagAATGGTGAAGTACGGTAAACTTGTAATGATTCACGAAGAAAATGCGCCATTGCCACCGGCATTACCATCTCAAGTTGTATCTTGCCAGCAATTATAG
- the Per gene encoding period circadian protein isoform X6 produces MPAHRQKPCLITSPSQRNLYLKRNQEGFCAVISMHDGLVLYTTPSICTALGYLKDAWIGRSFIDYVHPKDKATLADQIKNGIVSPQEERPKGINGRRASLFCGLRKYTRSFAHQSINKEARSNLYLPFHLTLSFRDFRDRTTEQQHKAMFLVVTAQPVHSAYKAPEETIISSVFTTRHNATCYLSHVDPDVVQYFGYLPQDMVGRSLFDFYHPEDLPFIKDIYETVIKLEGASFRSKPYRFGIQNGDYVVLETEWSSFINPWTKKLEFVVGQHRILKGPANPDIFRVSCATEHSQLTNISEEVLKEAKIIQEEIRTLLDESIQRKSDITELDVSKRCKDLASFMENLLQETRTPGFGKDVLATDERSFSGSRNPLLQEHDSVMLGEISPHHEYYDSKSSTETPPSYNQLNYNENIERFFKSKPPVATMYGSDEEIINSSNDEGGKTSPNSAVRKCMSPINGSGASGSGSAENLSSGSNNQTSSASRENTSNTTSMESFKPPTLTESLLNRHNEDMEKLMMLKHREFRSSIKASDKLKDSRIKTTEKLSTDPNTHFQVNQSHGIKRSGSHSWEGDSFKVSKHEEVSRTSTAGQFPTNVATTVTSMSIDQSTVIQTGANVNLWQPLSVSIPPPPSAQNVPQNTNSQAIPRIPILPMIPVYCVPVPQVNDSTILSPVREKLSSSQPMQPPQQNPYMFLPVSYMSTTMAGVIYPPVIGTPSTGMMYKPFLIPEQTSISHENNQPTMNKCSDRKRPASQATSVKAEPGSIMAMSESSKKVLSPGELLSSCVSNDGGCSSLVDVSTPVNKKVYKQNDYIVDESSSSSFYSSFLYKSSESSCNPDQKPTEYLLEDSMKQQYGKRRKEPPWLEGVHVTPELIYEYQIHPKTLNEVLQADMNALKNFNQPLLVNDQLGQLYLDLEVEGFETKLVLEDGITSSGSDSGSSNGSWTAGTVSQQKQKRRMVKYGKLVMIHEENAPLPPALPSQVVSCQQL; encoded by the exons ATGCCGGCACACCGCCAGAAGCCGTGTCTTATAACGTCGCCGTCCCAACGAAATCTATACTTGAAAAGAAACCAG GAGGGGTTTTGCGCGGTGATTTCAATGCACGACGGCCTCGTATTGTATACGACTCCCTCGATATGCACAGCTCTAGGATATCTCAAGGATGCATGGATTGGCCGTTCTTTCATCGATTACGTCCATCCCAAGGATAAGGCCACACTGGCTGATCAGATTAAAAACGGAATAGTCTCGCCTCAAGAAGAAAGACCGAAAG GTATTAATGGGAGAAGAGCAAGTCTGTTTTGCGGATTACGGAAGTACACAAGATCTTTCGCTCATCAATCGATCAACAAAGAGGCAAGATCGAATTTGTATCTCCCGTTCCACTTGACATTGTCGTTCAGAGATTTTCGAGATCGTACGACTGAACAGCAACACAAAGCAATGTTCCTGGTGGTTACTGCTCAACCTGTTCACTCTGCATATAAAG CGCCAGAAGAAACAATAATATCTTCGGTATTCACCACCCGCCACAACGCAACGTGCTATTTATCCCATGTTGATCCCGACGTAGTCCAATACTTTGGCTATCTACCTCAGGATATGGTTGGCCGTTCGCTGTTTGACTTCTATCATCCCGAGGATCTGCCTTTCATCAAAGACATCTATGAGACT GTTATCAAGCTCGAAGGTGCCTCGTTCAGATCGAAACCCTACAGGTTCGGGATACAGAACGGAGACTACGTCGTCCTCGAAACAGAATGGTCGTCCTTTATCAATCCATGGACGAAAAAACTAGAATTTGTCGTAGGTCAACACAGGATATTGAAAGGGCCAGCGAATCCTGACATCTTTCGCGTATCGTGTGCAACTGAGCACAGCCAATTAACCAACATTAGCGAGGAAGTGTTGAAGGAGGCCAAGATTATTCAAGAAGAGATACGTACACTTCTCGACGAG AGCATCCAAAGAAAGTCAGATATTACCGAGCTCGACGTGTCAAAGAGATGCAAGGACCTCGCGTCCTTCATGGAAAATCTGCTCCAGGAGACGAGAACACCCGGTTTTGGCAAAGATGTGCTTGCTACCGACGAAAGGAGTTTTTCG GGATCACGCAATCCCTTGTTACAGGAGCACGACAGCGTGATGCTTGGTGAGATTTCCCCCCATCATGAGTACTACGACAGCAAATCATCAACCGAGACACCGCCAAGTTACAATCAGCTCAATTACaacgaaaatattgaaagattcTTTAAGAGCAAACCACCGGTTGCCACTATGTACGGCAGCGATGAAGAGATTATTAATTCCAGCAATGACGAGGGTGGAAAAACAAGTCCGAATTCAGCGG tCAGGAAATGCATGTCACCGATAAACGGAAGCGGCGCAAGCGGCAGCGGTAGTGCAGAAAATCTTAGCAGTGGTTCGAATAATCAAACAAGTTCGGCAAGTAGAGAGAACACTTCAAATACGACTAGCATGGAAAGTTTCAAACCTCCAACGTTGACGGAGTCGTTGCTCAACCGTCACAACGAGGATATGGAAAAGTTAATGATGCTGAAGCATCGAGAATTTCGTTCTAGTATTAAGGCAAGTGATAAACTAAAAGATTCTCGAATAAAGACAACTGAGAAACTGTCGACGGACCCAAATACTCATTTTCAAGTCAACCAAAGTCATGGCATTAAAAGGAGTGGGAGTCATAGTTGGGAAGGAGACAGTTTTAAA gTTTCAAAACATGAAGAAGTGTCAAGGACAAGTACCGCAGGCCAATTCCCTACTAATGTTGCAACAACGGTTACAAGCATGAGCATCGATCAATCTACTGTAATTCAAACAGGTGCTAATGTCAATTTATGGCAGCCTTTATCAGTTTCTATTCCACCTCCTCCATCTGCTCAAAATGTACCACAAAA cACAAATTCACAAGCAATACCTAGAATACCAATACTGCCAATGATACCAGTATATTGTGTCCCCGTTCCACAAGTAAACGATTCTACAATTTTATCTCCTGTACGGGAAAAACTTAGCTCATCTCAACCAATGCAACCCCCTCAACAAAATCCTTAta tgTTCTTACCAGTTTCATATATGTCGACAACAATGGCTGGTGTCATTTATCCTCCAGTAATAGGTACTCCATCAACGGGCATGATGTACAAACCATTTTTAATTCCTGAACAAACATCAATTTCGCATGAAAATAATCAACCTACAATGAATAAATGCTCTGATCGAAAACGACCAGCTAGTCAAGCAACAAGTGTAAAGGCGGAGCCGGGTAGCATTATGGCTATGTCTGAATCttcaaaaaaa GTATTATCACCGGGTGAATTGTTATCTTCTTGTGTAAGTAATGATGGAGGTTGCTCGAGCTTAGTGGACGTATCAACTCCAGTGAATAAAAAAGTCTATAAACAGAATGATTATATTGTGGACGAATCGAGCTCGTCGAGCTTTTATAGCAGTTTTCTATACAAAAGCAGTGAAAGCAGTTGTAATCCAGACCAAAAACCAACAGAATATTTACTGgag gaTAGTATGAAACAACAATACGGTAAACGAAGGAAAGAGCCACCATGGCTTGAAGGCGTTCATGTAACTCCAGAATTAATATACGAATATCAAATACATCCTAAAACTCTGAACGAAGTACTTCAAGCTGATATGAATgccttaaaaaattttaatcaaccaTTATTGGTAAATGATCAATTGGGTCAACTTTACTTAGATTTAGAAGTCGAAGGTTTCGAAACAAAACTTGTTCTTGAAGATGGAATCACTTCTAGTGGCAGTGATAGTGGTAGCAGCAATGGAAGTTGGACGGCTGGCACAGTATCAcag caaaaacaaaaaaggagAATGGTGAAGTACGGTAAACTTGTAATGATTCACGAAGAAAATGCGCCATTGCCACCGGCATTACCATCTCAAGTTGTATCTTGCCAGCAATTATAG